In Brienomyrus brachyistius isolate T26 chromosome 3, BBRACH_0.4, whole genome shotgun sequence, the following proteins share a genomic window:
- the LOC125739054 gene encoding high mobility group nucleosome-binding domain-containing protein 5-like isoform X2, translating to MKKSWLRKIFPIGDVRPTETHTVSLEMKLLCRSSKVEKTGVQEESQAVVEEEESQAMVEECKEMKEKCKAMVEASKAVVEEEGSKAMVEEEGSQAMVEECKEMKEKCKAMVEASKAVVEEEGSKAMVEEEESQAMVEECKEMEKCKAMVEESKAMVEESKAMVEASKAMVEASKAMVEEEESQAVVEEEGSQAMVEEEGSQAMVEEEGSQAMVEECKEMVEECKEIKDKCKAIVEESKAMVEESKAMVEECKGLVEESKGLVEECKAR from the exons ATGAAGAAATCCTGGCTAAGGAAGATTTTTCCTATAGGTGATGTGAGGCCGACAGAAACTCACACTGTGAGTTTGGAGATGAAACTCCTCTGCAGGAGTTCGAAAGTGGAAAAGACAGGAGtgcaggaggagagccaggcagtggtggaggaggaagagagccaggcaatggtggaggagtgcaaggaaATGAAGGAGAaatgcaaggcaatggtggaggcgAGCAAGGCAGTGGTGGAGGAGGAAgggagcaaggcaatggtggaagaGGAAGggagccaggcaatggtggaggagtgcaaggaaATGAAGGAGAaatgcaaggcaatggtggaggcgAGCAAGGCAGTGGTGGAGGAGGAAgggagcaaggcaatggtggaagaggaagagagccaggcaatggtggaggagtgcaaggaaATGGAGAAGTGCAAG GcgatggtggaggagagcaaggcaatggtggaggagagcaaggcaatggtggaggcgagcaaggcaatggtggaggcgagcaaggcaatggtggaggaggaagagagccaggcagtggtggaggaggaagggagccaggcaatggtggaggaggaagggagccaggcaatggtggaggaggaagggagccaggcaatggtggaggagtgcaaggaaatggtggaggagtgcaaggaaATAAAGGACAAGTGCAAGGCAAtagtggaggagagcaag gcaatggtggaggagagcaaggcaatggtggaggagtgcaagggattggtggaggagagcaagggattggtggaggagtgcaaggcaagaTGA
- the LOC125739054 gene encoding cilia- and flagella-associated protein 251-like isoform X1 — protein sequence MKKSWLRKIFPIGDVRPTETHTVSLEMKLLCRSSKVEKTGVQEESQAVVEEEESQAMVEECKEMKEKCKAMVEASKAVVEEEGSKAMVEEEGSQAMVEECKEMKEKCKAMVEASKAVVEEEGSKAMVEEEESQAMVEECKEMEKCKAMVEESKAMEEESKAMEEEEESQAMVEECKEMKEKCKAMVEESKAMVEESKAMVEASKAMVEASKAMVEEEESQAVVEEEGSQAMVEEEGSQAMVEEEGSQAMVEECKEMVEECKEIKDKCKAIVEESKAMVEESKAMVEECKGLVEESKGLVEECKAR from the exons ATGAAGAAATCCTGGCTAAGGAAGATTTTTCCTATAGGTGATGTGAGGCCGACAGAAACTCACACTGTGAGTTTGGAGATGAAACTCCTCTGCAGGAGTTCGAAAGTGGAAAAGACAGGAGtgcaggaggagagccaggcagtggtggaggaggaagagagccaggcaatggtggaggagtgcaaggaaATGAAGGAGAaatgcaaggcaatggtggaggcgAGCAAGGCAGTGGTGGAGGAGGAAgggagcaaggcaatggtggaagaGGAAGggagccaggcaatggtggaggagtgcaaggaaATGAAGGAGAaatgcaaggcaatggtggaggcgAGCAAGGCAGTGGTGGAGGAGGAAgggagcaaggcaatggtggaagaggaagagagccaggcaatggtggaggagtgcaaggaaATGGAGAAGTGCAAGGcgatggtggaggagagcaaggcaatggaggaggagagcaaggcaatggaggaggaggaagagagccaggcaatggtggaAGAGTGCAAGGAAATGAAGGAGAAGTGCAAGGcgatggtggaggagagcaaggcaatggtggaggagagcaaggcaatggtggaggcgagcaaggcaatggtggaggcgagcaaggcaatggtggaggaggaagagagccaggcagtggtggaggaggaagggagccaggcaatggtggaggaggaagggagccaggcaatggtggaggaggaagggagccaggcaatggtggaggagtgcaaggaaatggtggaggagtgcaaggaaATAAAGGACAAGTGCAAGGCAAtagtggaggagagcaag gcaatggtggaggagagcaaggcaatggtggaggagtgcaagggattggtggaggagagcaagggattggtggaggagtgcaaggcaagaTGA
- the LOC125739050 gene encoding uncharacterized protein LOC125739050 isoform X1, with protein MLYLQIFTSCIICLALYSSTIALYTSTIAMYFSTIALLSSTFSLYSFTVALYSSTVALLCSTVTLHSSTVALHSSTNPLNLHSSNPLHLHSSIALHSCSIALHSCSIALHSSSITLLSSTIALHSSIALHSSSSIALHFSSIALHSSITTAWLSSSITTAWLSSSTTITAWLSSSTTITAWLSSSTTITAWLSSITTTAWLSSSITTTARFSSITTTAWFSSSITSTAWFSSITSTAWFSSSITTTARFSSSITSTARFSSSITTTAWLSSTTTTTAWLSSSSSTTTSWLSSTSSTTTAWLSSTAFFPFPFFAKNLLSQDFFFFPLSFIFLSSFLSVPSPASFGTAGGLIQLRKHQVILR; from the coding sequence atgctttatttacaaatatttacatCTTGCATCATCTGCCTTGCTTtgtactcctccaccattgccttgtacacCTCCACCATTGCCATGTACTTCTCCACCATTGCTTTGCTCTCCTCCACCTTTTCGttgtactccttcaccgttgccttgtactcctccactGTTGCTTTGTTGTGCTCCACTGTTACTTTGCACTCCTCCACCGTTgcattgcactcctccaccaatcccttgaACTTGCACTCCTCCAATCCCTTGCACTTgcactcctccattgccttgcactcctgctctattgccttgcactcctgctctattgccttgcactcctcctccattaccttgctctcctccaccattgccttgcactcctccattgccttgcactcctcctcctccattgccttgcacttctcctccattgccttgcactcctccatcaccactgcctggctctcctcctccatcaccactgcctggctctcctcctccaccaccattactgcctggctctcctcctccaccaccattactgcctggctctcctcctccaccaccattactgcctggctctcctccatcaccaccactgcctggctctcctcctccatcaccaccactgccaggttctcctccatcaccactactgcctggttctcctcctccatcaccagcactgcctggttctcctctatcACCAGCACTGCCtggttctcctcctccatcaccaccactgccaggttctcctcctccatcaccagCACTGCCaggttctcctcctccatcaccaccactgcctggctatcctccaccaccaccaccactgcctggctgtcctcctcttcctccaccaccacttcCTGGctgtcctccacctcctccaccaccactgcctggctctcctccactgccttttttcctttccctttttttgcaaaaaacCTCCTTAGCcaggatttctttttctttcctctgtccttcatttttctttcctcctttctttcTGTACCTTCCCCAGCTTCGTTTGGTACCGCTGGCGGCCTAATACAATTAAGAAAACACCAAGTCATATTGAGATGA
- the LOC125739050 gene encoding uncharacterized protein LOC125739050 isoform X2, producing MLYLQIFTSCIICLALYSSTIALYTSTIAMYFSTIALLSSTFSLYSFTVALYSSTVALLCSTVTLHSSTVALHSSTNPLNLHSSNPLHLHSSIALHSCSIALHSCSIALHSSSITLLSSTIALHSSIALHSSSSIALHFSSIALHSSITTAWLSSSITTAWLSSSTTITAWLSSSTTITAWLSSSTTITAWLSSITTTAWLSSSITTTARFSSITTTAWFSSSITSTAWFSSITSTAWFSSSITTTAWLSSTTTTTAWLSSSSSTTTSWLSSTSSTTTAWLSSTAFFPFPFFAKNLLSQDFFFFPLSFIFLSSFLSVPSPASFGTAGGLIQLRKHQVILR from the exons atgctttatttacaaatatttacatCTTGCATCATCTGCCTTGCTTtgtactcctccaccattgccttgtacacCTCCACCATTGCCATGTACTTCTCCACCATTGCTTTGCTCTCCTCCACCTTTTCGttgtactccttcaccgttgccttgtactcctccactGTTGCTTTGTTGTGCTCCACTGTTACTTTGCACTCCTCCACCGTTgcattgcactcctccaccaatcccttgaACTTGCACTCCTCCAATCCCTTGCACTTgcactcctccattgccttgcactcctgctctattgccttgcactcctgctctattgccttgcactcctcctccattaccttgctctcctccaccattgccttgcactcctccattgccttgcactcctcctcctccattgccttgcacttctcctccattgccttgcactcctccatcaccactgcctggctctcctcctccatcaccactgcctggctctcctcctccaccaccattactgcctggctctcctcctccaccaccattactgcctggctctcctcctccaccaccattactgcctggctctcctccatcaccaccactgcctggctctcctcctccatcaccaccactgccaggttctcctccatcaccactactgcctggttctcctcctccatcaccagcactgcctggttctcctctatcACCAGCACTGCCtg gttctcctcctccatcaccaccactgcctggctatcctccaccaccaccaccactgcctggctgtcctcctcttcctccaccaccacttcCTGGctgtcctccacctcctccaccaccactgcctggctctcctccactgccttttttcctttccctttttttgcaaaaaacCTCCTTAGCcaggatttctttttctttcctctgtccttcatttttctttcctcctttctttcTGTACCTTCCCCAGCTTCGTTTGGTACCGCTGGCGGCCTAATACAATTAAGAAAACACCAAGTCATATTGAGATGA